GCCTTTGCTTTCAGCGATATTCGTCAGGTGGGGCCAGATTTGCGTCTGACCCTGACGGCCTGAATTTACGTTCAGCGTCAACCGGCACTGCGCTGGTTGCCAGCAAATGCCGCTAACCCGGCTGCATTTCCAGCTAATAAACAGGGCTGTTTAAAAGCGGAGCAGACCCTGAAAGAGTATGATAGAATCCGCCCCCCTGCGGGGCCATAACTGAACCCTGAAAGGAAGATTATGAACGTTATTGAAGCTGCTGTTGCTACTCCTGATGCGCGTGTTGCCATTGTCATTGCGCGCTTCAACAACTTTATCAACGACAGCCTGCTGAGCGGTGCCCTTGATGCGCTGAAACGCATCGGCCAGGTGAAAGATGAAAACATCACCGTGGTCTGGGTACCGGGCGCCTATGAAATGCCAATGACCGCTCGTGCGCTGGCTAACGCTGGCAAGCATGATGCCGTTGTCGCCCTCGGAACCGTTATTCGTGGCGGGACTGCCCACTTTGAATATGTGGCTGGTGAAGCCAGCTCTGGCCTGGCCAGCGTGGCTATGAACAGCGATATTCCAGTGGCTTTCGGTGTTCTCACCACAGAAAACATTGAGCAGGCCATCGAGCGCGCCGGCACCAAAGCGGGTAATAAAGGCGCAGAAGCTGCCCTGACCGCACTTGAAATGATTAACGTATTGAAAGCCATCAAAGCCTGATTTAAAGGGGAATTTCGTGAAACCTGCTGCTCGTCGCCGCGCCCGTGAATGTGCTGTCCAGGCGCTTTACTCCTGGCAGTTGTCTAAAAACGACATCGCTGATGTCGAATACCAGTTTCTGGCGGAGCAAGACGTCAAAGACGTTGATATCAGCTACTTCCGTGAGCTGCTGAGCGGCGTTGCAACCAACAGCGCATACCTCGATGGCCTGATGAAGCCCTACCTGTCGCGCCAGCTTGAAGAGCTGGGTCAGGTAGAAAAGGCGATCCTGCGCATTTCGTTGTTTGAGCTGAGCAAGCGTGCCGATGTTCCCTACAAGGTAGCCATCAACGAGGGCATTGAGCTGGCAAAAGTGTTCGGCGCTGAAGACAGCCATAAGTTTGTCAACGGCGTGCTGGATAAAGCCGCTCCTTATATTCGCCCCAACAAGAAGTAATTCATCCAGGCCGGTTATCCGGCCTTCTTTATTTTTATTCCCGGAATGCATTGTATGGCCTGTGGCGAATTTGAACTTATTACGCGCTATTTTGATCGCGTGACAAGCTCCCGTCGCGATGTGGAAAAGGGCATCGGCGACGACTGCGCATTACTCACGCTGTCTGAAAAACAGACCCTGGCTATCAGTACCGATACGCTGGTGGAAGGCGTCCACTTCCTGCGTGACATTCATCCTGCCGATCTGGGTTACAAAGCGCTGGCGGTCAATCTCAGCGATCTCGCTGCAATGGGAGCCGATCCGGCCTGGCTGACGCTGGCATTAACGCTGCCCTCGATCGATGAAACGTGGCTGAAAGCTTTCAGTGACAGTCTTTTCGAGCTGCTGGATTACTACGATATGCAGCTGGTAGGCGGTGATACCACCCGTGGGCCGCTAAGTATGACGCTGGGGATCCACGGCCTGGTGCCGCAGGGTAGGGCGCTGAAACGTTCAGGTGCCCGCCCCGGAGACTGGATCTATGTCACGGGGGCGCTGGGTGACAGTGCCGCCGGGCTGGCGCTGTTGCAGCACCGGGTGAAGATCAACGATCCGGTGGCCCATGAGATGCTGATCAAACGGCATCTGCGCCCGATGCCCCGTATCCTGCAGGGTCAGGCACTGCGTGATTTGGCCAGCGCCGCTATCGATCTGTCAGACGGGTTGATTTCCGATTTGGGCCATATTCTTAAAGCCAGCGACTGCGGTGCGCGTCTGAATCTGGATGCCTTGCCCCTCTCTGAAGTGATGAAGCTGCACTTCGAGCCGGAACAGGCTATCCGCTGGGCGCTCACCGGCGGTGAAGATTATGAACTCTGCTTTACCGTGCCCGAGATCAATCGTGGCGCACTGGATGTGGCGCTGGGCCATTATGGCGTGCCTTTTACCTGTATTGGCCAGATGGCGCCGCAGTCCGAAGGGCTGATCCTGTTACAGGACGGCAAGCCGGTGCAGCACAAAATGAAAGGATTTGACCATTTTGACGCGCGATAAAGATGTGGCAAAAAGCCGCCTGAAAATGAGCAATCCCTGGCATTTGCTGGCTACCGGCTTTGGCAGCGGCTTATTCCCCTGGATGCCGGGAACCGTGGGCTCGCTGGCAGCCATCCCGTTCTGGTGTCTGATGACCTACCTGCCGCAGGATATTTACTCCCTGGTGGTGATGTTTGGTATCTGCATCGGCGTCTATCTTTGCCACCGTACGGCAAAAGATATGGGCGTGCACGATCACGGCAGTATCGTCTGGGATGAGTTTATCGGCATGTGGATCGCGCTGATGGCTGTTCCGGTTAACAGCTGGCAATGGGTGCTGGCCGGATTTGTGATCTTCCGTATTCTGGATATCTGGAAGCCGTGGCCAATCCGCTGGTTCGATCGCAATGTGCACGGTGGCATGGGGATTATGGTCGACGATATCATCGCCGGGATACTCTCTGCGGGCATCCTGTACTACGTCGGGCACCATCTGGCGCTGTAATGCTGAGAAGGGCGACAAGGGTCGCCCTTTGATATTGCTGATACCCTCCTTTACTGGCAGGGGAGCTTGCTATAACACCCGCTGATTTTTATTACTCAAATCCCACCACATTGTGCGGCTGATAGGCGCTTTCCAGTTCAATAAGCTCTTCCTTCGTCAGCTCAACGTCCACAGCTTTCACCAGGTCGTCCAGCTGTTCAGCCCTTGAAGCCCCAATGATTGGCGCAGTGACGGCCGGTTTAGCCAGCATCCAGGCCAGCGCAATCTGGGCACGGCTGACGCCTTTATCTTCCGCCAGAGCTGCAACACGGGCCGCTATCGCACCGTCGTTCTCTTCCGTTTTGTTATAAAGCGTGCTGCCAAACTCATCCGACACCGAACGGGCAGTGGTCTCGCCCCAGGGACGGGTCAGGCGACCCCTTGCCAGCGGGCTCCAGGGCAGTACGGCGATGTTTTCAGCCTGGCATAAGGGGTGCATCTCACGCTCTTCTTCACGCTGGATCAGGTTGTACTGATCCTGCATGCTGACAAAACGCGTCCAGCCATGCTGGTCAGCAGTATAAAGCGCTTTGGCAAACTGCCAGGCAAACATGGATGATGCGCCGATATAACGTGCTTTACCGGATTTTACCACATCGTGCAGGGCTTCCAGCGTCTCTTCCAGCGGGGTGTTGTAATCCCAGCGGTGGATTTGCAGCAGGTCAACGTGATCCATGCCCAGACGGCCCAGGCTGTCATCTATGGATTGCATGATATTGGCGCGGGACAGGCCAGCGGAAAGGTTGCTCATGGGGAAATAGACTTTAGTGGCGACCACAATCTCATCGCGACGGGCGTAATCCTTCAGCGCGCGACCCACGATCTCTTCGCTGCTGCCGTCGGAATAGCTGTTAGCGGTATCAAAGAAATTAATGCCCGCATCCAGCGCCTGTTTGATCAGGGGACGGCTGCTCTCTTCGGGGAGTGTCCACGCGTGGTTGCCACGATCGGGTTGGCCGAAGGTCATACAGCCCAGACAAAGTCGGGAAACGGTGAGGTCAGTTGTCCCCAGTTTGGTGGTTTTCATGCAAGCTCCTGCCAGTCAGTGAACGGCTTTAGCCGATTAAGATCTGAATAAGCATAGCAGGAGAAAAGCTCCCCGGACGGGGAGCATTGTGCGGTGTTACTGCGCCAGCCAGCGGCTGATTTGCTGCTCAATTCCTTCTGCATCCAGCTGATAATCATGGCGGATCTCATCCTGAGTTCCCTGCGGGATAAATTCATCCGGCAGGCCAATGTTCAGTACCGGAACCAGCACGCGTTTCGCCATCAGCAGCTCAATCACGCCGCTTCCCGCGCCGCCTTTGATTGCGCCTTCTTCCAGCGTGATCAGCGCTTCATGGCTGGCGGCCAGCTCGATAATCAGCGACTCATCCAGAGGTTTCACAAAACGCATATCGACCAGCGTGGCATTCAGCGATTCAGCAACCGCCGTCGCTTCAGGCAGCAGCGTACCAAAGTTCAGGATCGCCAGCTTTTCGCCTTCGCGCTTCATCATGCCTTTGCCTAACGGCAGGGACGATAAAGGTTTCAGCTCGGCACCGGTTCCTGTCCCACGGGGATAGCGAACAGCGCTTGGCCCCTGCGAGTAGTGGTAGCCGGTATAGAGCATCTGGCGGCATTCATTTTCGTCGCTTGGCGTCATGATCACCATGTTCGGGATACAGCGCAGGAAGGAGATATCAAATGCCCCCTGGTGCGTCTGGCCGTCGGCCCCGACGATGCCGCCACGATCAATGGCAAACAGGACCGGCAGCTTCTGAATAGCCACATCGTGGATAAGCTGATCGTAGGCGCGCTGCAGGAAGGTAGAATAGATAGCCACTACCGGCTTGTAACCGCCAATGGCCAGGCCCGCAGCAAACGTCACCGCGTGCTGCTCGGCGATCGCCACATCAAAATATTGCGCCGGATAATCGCGGGAGAAACTCACCATGCCGGAGCCTTCACGCATGGCAGGCGTCACGGCCATCAGCCTGTTATCATCTGCGGCGGTTTCGCTCAGCCACTGGCCAAAGATTTTGGAGTAGCCCGGCAGTCCTTCAACGGCTTTCGGCAACAGACCGCTGGCGGGATCGAACTTAGGCACCGCGTGCCAGCTAATCGGATCTTTTTCCGCAGGTGCGTAGCCTTTACCCTTTTTGGTCATGATATGCAGGAACTGCGGACCTTTGAGATCGCGCATATTTTTCAGCGTCTGCACCAGCGTCAGCACATCATGGCCGTCAACCGGGCCAATATAGTTAAAGCCCAGCTCTTCAAACAGCGTGCCCGGCACCACCATCCCTTTGAGATGTTCTTCGGTGCGTCTGACCAGCTCTTTAATCGGAGGGAGCCCGCCCAGCACCTTTTTGCTGCCTTCACGCAGGCGTGCATAAGTTTTGCCAGACAGAATCTGAGCCAGACGATTATTCAGCGCGCCGACGTTCTCTGAAATCGACATTTCGTTGTCGTTCAGAATGACCAGCAGATCGGATTTGATATCGCCTGCATGGTTCATGGCTTCAAATGCCATTCCGGCGGTGATCGCCCCGTCGCCAATCACACAGGCGGTGCGGCGGCCTTTGCCCTCTTTTTCGGCGGCAACGGCCATGCCCAGACCGGCACTGATTGAAGTAGAAGAGTGGCCCACGTTCAGCACATCATATTCACTTTCATCACGCCACGGGAAAGGGTGCAGACCGTTTTTCTGCCGGATGGTACCGATGCGATCGCGTCGTCCGGTCAGGATCTTGTGTGGATAGGCCTGATGGCCAACATCCCACACCAGATGATCAAACGGCGTGTTGTAGACATAATGCAGCGCGACGGTCAGTTCCACCACGCCCAGCCCGGAGGCAAAGTGGCCGCTGGAACGGCTGACGCTGTCGAGTAAATACTGGCGTAGCTCGTCACAGAGTTTTGGCAGGCTCTCTTTCGGCAGCGAACGTAATTCTTGTACCGAACTGGCCAGCGCCAGCGTCGGATATTTTGCAGTATCAAAACTCATCAGAGACTCATTGTGGAAGTTATTTATTGCGTTTAATGATGTAACTTGCCAGCGCTTGTAGTGATGTTGTTGTATAAGAGTGCGCTGCAAGGGTTTCTAATGCGCTGAGTGATTCCTCATAGAGGTCCCGCGCTTTGGCCCGTGCACCTTCGAGTCCCATCAATGCCGGGTAAGTACTTTTTCCAAGATCCTGATCGGCTCCCTGCCGCTTGCCAATGATGGCCGTGTCACCGACCACATCCAGAATATCGTCCTGCACCTGAAACGCCAGCCCAATCGCACTGGCATAGCGATCCAGAGCCGGAAGCGCTGCACGGCCTTGTTCACCGGCAGCCAGCGCCCCGAGGCGCACCGCTGAGCGGATTAACGCGCCGGTTTTGTGGCGGTGGATCTGCTCCAGTGCAGCCAGATTAACCTGCTGGCCTTCAGCGGCCAGATCCAGTGCCTGTCCGCCACACATACCCGCCACACCACTGGCCTGGGCCAGTTCTGAAATCATCGCCACGCGCGATTCTGCCGTGACGCCCGGCATTGGCGTATCTGCCAGGATGGAGAACGCCAGCGTTTGCAACGCATCACCGGCCAGAATAGCCGTATCCTCACCAAATTTAATGTGGCAGGTAGGCTGACCCCGGCGCAGGCTGTCATCATCCATCGCGGGCAGATCGTCGTGGATCAGTGAATAGGCGTGAATACATTCAACGGCTGCGGCTGGCGCATCAAGGGCTGCGCTGTCAGCGTGCAGCATTTCGCCGGTGGCATACACAAGAAAAGGGCGCAGGCGCTTACCGCCCAATAATGCCCCATATTCCATGGCATTCACCAGCGGGGAATTCTGAAACGGCAGTGGAGCGATAAAACGGTGTAAAGCCTGATTCACCCGCGCATGATGCGCATCCAGTAAGGCACTAAAATCCATCAGTCATTTTCCGGGGTGAAAGGCTGCAGGTCGGCTTGCTTATCGTCGCTCAACAGGATCTGCACGCGCTGTTCAGCAGCCTGCAGTTTTTGCTGGCCCGTTCTGGCGAGCTGGACACCGCGTTCAAATTCGTTGAGCGCCTCTTCCAGCGGCAGATCGCCACTTTCAAGACGGGAAACAATCTGCTCCAGCTGCTGTAGCGATGTTTCGAAGCTGACTGGCTGTTCGGCTTTTTTAGGCATAATGACGTTCTGCTCAGTGTTTTTTTCCGTGAAGTCGCTCATGGTAGCCGACTGGAAATGATTAGCAAAATAATGATGCCGGTAACGCGGCCACCGGACGGATGTGATACACTCAGGCTCTGGATGTAAAGGGCCTGAGGCAGCTTTGCAATACGATGATTTTACCAGTTAAGTGCCTTTCATATTAGCACTTAATTGCTTAACGAACCCATGCCGCCATGAAGTTTATCATTAAGTTATTCCCCGAAATTACCATCAAAAGTCAGTCTGTTCGCCTGCGTTTTATTAAAATCCTGACGACGAACATCCGTAACGTGCTTAAGGACAGCGATGAGACGCTGGCCGTGGTGCGTCACTGGGACCATATCGAAGTGCGTTCAAAAGACGAAAGCAAGCGTTCAGCGATCGTTGAGGGCCTGCAGCGTATTCCTGGTATCCATCACGTACTGGAAGTTGAAGATCGTGCCTGGACCGATATGCACAATATCTTTGAGCAGGCGCTGGAGCTCAACCGTGAGCGTCTTGAAGGGAAAACTTTTGCCGTGCGTGTGAAGCGCCGTGGCAAGCATGACTTCAGCTCCCAGGATGTTGAGCGCTATGTCGGAGGCGGGCTGAACCAGCATATCGCCACGGCTCAGGTGAAGCTGAACCACCCTCAGGTTACGGTAAATCTCGAAATTGAAGATGACCGCCTTCTGCTGGTGACCGGTCGCCATGAGGGCATCGGTGGCTACCCAATCGGCACGCAGGAAGATGTCCTGTCGCTGATTTCTGGCGGTTTCGACTCCGGCGTGTCCAGCTATATGCTGATGCGTCGCGGCTGTAAAGTTCACTACTGTTTCTTTAATCTCGGCGGTGCCGCGCATGAGATTGGCGTTCGTCAGGTGGCTCACTATCTCTGGAATCGTTTTGGCCGCTCACACAAAGTGCGCTTTGTGGCGATCAATTTCGAGCCGGTAGTCGGTGAGATTCTGGAGAAAGTGGAAGATGGCCAGATGGGCGTGGTGCTCAAGCGAATGATGGTGCGCGCGGCTTCTAAAATCGCTGAACGTTATGATGTGCAGGCGCTGGTCACCGGTGAAGCGCTGGGCCAGGTCTCCAGCCAGACGCTGACTAACCTGCGTCTGATCGATAACGCCAGTGACACGCTGATCCTGCGTCCGCTGATTTCTCACGATAAAGAGCACATCATTAATCTGGCACGCCAGATTGGTACCGAAGATTTTGCCCGTACCATGCCGGAATATTGCGGTGTGATTTCGAAAAGCCCCACTGTGAAAGCAGTGAAAGCGAAAATCGAAGCGGAAGAGCAGAACTTTGACTTTGCCATCCTCGATAAAATGGTGGCTGAGGCGACTAACGTGGATATCCGTCAGATTGCTGAAGAGACTCAGCAGGAAGTGGTGGAAGTCGAAACCGTGGTCTCTTTTGGCCCGGAAGATGTGGTGCTGGATATCCGCTCTGCAGATGAGCAGGACGATCGCCCACTGGAGCTGGAGAATGTGGAGGTGAAAACCCTGCCGTTCTATAAACTCAGCACGCAGTTTGGCAATCTGGATCAGAGTAAAACCTGGCTGCTCTACTGTGAGCGTGGGGTGATGAGCCGCCTGCAGGCGCTCTACCTGCATGAGCAGGGCTTTAAAAATGTGAAGGTTTACCGTCCCTGATTTTCCAACAGGTGCGCGCCGGTAATCAACCGGTGTGACCCTGCCAGCGGGCAGCCGCCCGCTGGCATCAATCATCTCCCCGGCTTACTCAATCCATTCGCGATAGTCATAAATTCCGGCTGCCAACACCAGCTGGCTGGCCACCTCATGGGCTTTGTCTTTGCCCACGATCAGATCTATCAGTTTCAGGGCGAAATCGATGGCGGTGCCCGGTCCCTGGCTGGTCAAAAGATTGACGCGCGGATCCCAGACCACACGCTTGTCCATCCATTTCTCTTCAGGGATGGTCTCTTTTAATCCCGGAAATCCGGTCATATTCCCTACCGGGAACAGATTATGCGGGACCAGTACCGTTCCGGCTGCGGCACAAATTGCCGCAACAATCCGGCCGGAAAGATGGAACTGGCGCACCGTTTCAACCAGCAGCGGGCTGTCCCGCAATGCCTCTGCGCCCTTCAGCCCGCCCGGTAAAACAATAGCGGCAAAATCATTGTCCGCCACTTCAACCAGCGGGGCATCGGCCAGCAGCCTGACGCCGCGCGAGCAACGGATTTCTGTACTGCCGTCATCCGTTACGCTGGCGGTGGTGACGGCCAGGCCACCCCGTACCAGCAAATCAATGGTAGTGACCGCTTCTGTTTCCTCACTGCCAGGTGCCAGGCAAACCAGCACCGATGCGTTCACGCTCATAATCTTGTTCCTTTCGCTTTATTAATTCATAGAGACGGCTGTTTTCAGGCGTAGCCAGGCCTTGTGCCCGCGCCCGACGGATAACGTAACCCGTAATATAATCTATCTCCGTTCGCCGTTGGGCGCGGATATCCTGCAGCATGGATGAAGTATTGGCCGAGGTGGTATTAATGACATCCAGCACGTAATCCAGCAGACCCTCACGGGAGGTGTGCTGGCCTTCGCGCTCCATCACCACCGCTAATTCATTACATAACGCCGTCACTTCCGGCAGATGATTGAGCAACTCCCCGTTGGGACAGTCATATTGTACGGTCAGCGGATTAATCACGCAGTTTACCGCCAGCTTTTGCCATGCGGCGGAAGCCACATTGTTATGCCAGGCAACGTCCGGAAGCGCCTGCTGTAGCACTTCAGCGATCTCGCTGAGCGCGGCTGCGTCAGAAGAGGTTGGGCCGATATGCGTGATGCCCGCCGCCACATGAATAATCACCGTGCCATCGCGTTTTGCGGCGTGAGTCGTGATACCCCTGAGCAGCGGCTGATGCAGCGCTCTTAATTCATCAAGCGTGCCCATGCCGTTATGCAGCAGCAGGATCGGGCAGTCATCACGCAAAATAAATTGCAGGTTCTTTACCGCCTCAGAAACCTGCCAGGCTTTAAGGGTCACCAGCAGCAGATCGCTGTCGGCGAGGAACTTTGGATCGTTGGCGATACAGGTTTTGTTGATTGTTGTGCCGCTCAGATCGATGACGTTCACAGAACAGAATGGCTGCGGCACCCGCAGCCAGCCCTGAACTTCATGGCCCTGAGCTTCAAGG
This genomic window from Erwinia sp. E_sp_B01_1 contains:
- the ribE gene encoding 6,7-dimethyl-8-ribityllumazine synthase — encoded protein: MNVIEAAVATPDARVAIVIARFNNFINDSLLSGALDALKRIGQVKDENITVVWVPGAYEMPMTARALANAGKHDAVVALGTVIRGGTAHFEYVAGEASSGLASVAMNSDIPVAFGVLTTENIEQAIERAGTKAGNKGAEAALTALEMINVLKAIKA
- the nusB gene encoding transcription antitermination factor NusB — encoded protein: MKPAARRRARECAVQALYSWQLSKNDIADVEYQFLAEQDVKDVDISYFRELLSGVATNSAYLDGLMKPYLSRQLEELGQVEKAILRISLFELSKRADVPYKVAINEGIELAKVFGAEDSHKFVNGVLDKAAPYIRPNKK
- the thiL gene encoding thiamine-phosphate kinase; this encodes MACGEFELITRYFDRVTSSRRDVEKGIGDDCALLTLSEKQTLAISTDTLVEGVHFLRDIHPADLGYKALAVNLSDLAAMGADPAWLTLALTLPSIDETWLKAFSDSLFELLDYYDMQLVGGDTTRGPLSMTLGIHGLVPQGRALKRSGARPGDWIYVTGALGDSAAGLALLQHRVKINDPVAHEMLIKRHLRPMPRILQGQALRDLASAAIDLSDGLISDLGHILKASDCGARLNLDALPLSEVMKLHFEPEQAIRWALTGGEDYELCFTVPEINRGALDVALGHYGVPFTCIGQMAPQSEGLILLQDGKPVQHKMKGFDHFDAR
- the pgpA gene encoding phosphatidylglycerophosphatase A, giving the protein MTILTRDKDVAKSRLKMSNPWHLLATGFGSGLFPWMPGTVGSLAAIPFWCLMTYLPQDIYSLVVMFGICIGVYLCHRTAKDMGVHDHGSIVWDEFIGMWIALMAVPVNSWQWVLAGFVIFRILDIWKPWPIRWFDRNVHGGMGIMVDDIIAGILSAGILYYVGHHLAL
- a CDS encoding aldo/keto reductase; its protein translation is MKTTKLGTTDLTVSRLCLGCMTFGQPDRGNHAWTLPEESSRPLIKQALDAGINFFDTANSYSDGSSEEIVGRALKDYARRDEIVVATKVYFPMSNLSAGLSRANIMQSIDDSLGRLGMDHVDLLQIHRWDYNTPLEETLEALHDVVKSGKARYIGASSMFAWQFAKALYTADQHGWTRFVSMQDQYNLIQREEEREMHPLCQAENIAVLPWSPLARGRLTRPWGETTARSVSDEFGSTLYNKTEENDGAIAARVAALAEDKGVSRAQIALAWMLAKPAVTAPIIGASRAEQLDDLVKAVDVELTKEELIELESAYQPHNVVGFE
- the dxs gene encoding 1-deoxy-D-xylulose-5-phosphate synthase; protein product: MSFDTAKYPTLALASSVQELRSLPKESLPKLCDELRQYLLDSVSRSSGHFASGLGVVELTVALHYVYNTPFDHLVWDVGHQAYPHKILTGRRDRIGTIRQKNGLHPFPWRDESEYDVLNVGHSSTSISAGLGMAVAAEKEGKGRRTACVIGDGAITAGMAFEAMNHAGDIKSDLLVILNDNEMSISENVGALNNRLAQILSGKTYARLREGSKKVLGGLPPIKELVRRTEEHLKGMVVPGTLFEELGFNYIGPVDGHDVLTLVQTLKNMRDLKGPQFLHIMTKKGKGYAPAEKDPISWHAVPKFDPASGLLPKAVEGLPGYSKIFGQWLSETAADDNRLMAVTPAMREGSGMVSFSRDYPAQYFDVAIAEQHAVTFAAGLAIGGYKPVVAIYSTFLQRAYDQLIHDVAIQKLPVLFAIDRGGIVGADGQTHQGAFDISFLRCIPNMVIMTPSDENECRQMLYTGYHYSQGPSAVRYPRGTGTGAELKPLSSLPLGKGMMKREGEKLAILNFGTLLPEATAVAESLNATLVDMRFVKPLDESLIIELAASHEALITLEEGAIKGGAGSGVIELLMAKRVLVPVLNIGLPDEFIPQGTQDEIRHDYQLDAEGIEQQISRWLAQ
- the ispA gene encoding (2E,6E)-farnesyl diphosphate synthase, whose amino-acid sequence is MDFSALLDAHHARVNQALHRFIAPLPFQNSPLVNAMEYGALLGGKRLRPFLVYATGEMLHADSAALDAPAAAVECIHAYSLIHDDLPAMDDDSLRRGQPTCHIKFGEDTAILAGDALQTLAFSILADTPMPGVTAESRVAMISELAQASGVAGMCGGQALDLAAEGQQVNLAALEQIHRHKTGALIRSAVRLGALAAGEQGRAALPALDRYASAIGLAFQVQDDILDVVGDTAIIGKRQGADQDLGKSTYPALMGLEGARAKARDLYEESLSALETLAAHSYTTTSLQALASYIIKRNK
- the xseB gene encoding exodeoxyribonuclease VII small subunit; its protein translation is MPKKAEQPVSFETSLQQLEQIVSRLESGDLPLEEALNEFERGVQLARTGQQKLQAAEQRVQILLSDDKQADLQPFTPEND
- the thiI gene encoding tRNA uracil 4-sulfurtransferase ThiI, with the protein product MKFIIKLFPEITIKSQSVRLRFIKILTTNIRNVLKDSDETLAVVRHWDHIEVRSKDESKRSAIVEGLQRIPGIHHVLEVEDRAWTDMHNIFEQALELNRERLEGKTFAVRVKRRGKHDFSSQDVERYVGGGLNQHIATAQVKLNHPQVTVNLEIEDDRLLLVTGRHEGIGGYPIGTQEDVLSLISGGFDSGVSSYMLMRRGCKVHYCFFNLGGAAHEIGVRQVAHYLWNRFGRSHKVRFVAINFEPVVGEILEKVEDGQMGVVLKRMMVRAASKIAERYDVQALVTGEALGQVSSQTLTNLRLIDNASDTLILRPLISHDKEHIINLARQIGTEDFARTMPEYCGVISKSPTVKAVKAKIEAEEQNFDFAILDKMVAEATNVDIRQIAEETQQEVVEVETVVSFGPEDVVLDIRSADEQDDRPLELENVEVKTLPFYKLSTQFGNLDQSKTWLLYCERGVMSRLQALYLHEQGFKNVKVYRP
- the yajL gene encoding protein deglycase YajL encodes the protein MSVNASVLVCLAPGSEETEAVTTIDLLVRGGLAVTTASVTDDGSTEIRCSRGVRLLADAPLVEVADNDFAAIVLPGGLKGAEALRDSPLLVETVRQFHLSGRIVAAICAAAGTVLVPHNLFPVGNMTGFPGLKETIPEEKWMDKRVVWDPRVNLLTSQGPGTAIDFALKLIDLIVGKDKAHEVASQLVLAAGIYDYREWIE
- the panE gene encoding 2-dehydropantoate 2-reductase, with the protein product MKITVLGCGALGQIWLAALEAQGHEVQGWLRVPQPFCSVNVIDLSGTTINKTCIANDPKFLADSDLLLVTLKAWQVSEAVKNLQFILRDDCPILLLHNGMGTLDELRALHQPLLRGITTHAAKRDGTVIIHVAAGITHIGPTSSDAAALSEIAEVLQQALPDVAWHNNVASAAWQKLAVNCVINPLTVQYDCPNGELLNHLPEVTALCNELAVVMEREGQHTSREGLLDYVLDVINTTSANTSSMLQDIRAQRRTEIDYITGYVIRRARAQGLATPENSRLYELIKRKEQDYERERIGAGLPGTWQ